The following coding sequences lie in one Kitasatospora azatica KCTC 9699 genomic window:
- a CDS encoding DUF5988 family protein, producing MIVRPATLALLRGGPDYLPQIWEVPSDGPPERVKIPHGNRYEHFEFSQEYADIGCGPMPVYRWSYSTAVAE from the coding sequence ATGATCGTGCGTCCAGCGACGCTCGCACTTCTCAGGGGTGGCCCTGACTATCTCCCGCAGATCTGGGAAGTGCCCTCCGACGGGCCTCCGGAACGCGTGAAGATCCCCCATGGGAACAGGTACGAACATTTTGAGTTTTCTCAGGAGTATGCCGACATCGGCTGCGGGCCGATGCCTGTCTACCGGTGGTCGTACAGCACAGCGGTAGCCGAGTAG
- a CDS encoding TetR/AcrR family transcriptional regulator, with translation MTASQTARQLARAELTRAIKEAATRQLAETGAAALSLRAVARDLGLASSALYRYFPSRDALLTALIIDAFNAVGAAAESGAASAAPADPGAPAAPADPGARWLAACRAVRQWALAHPHEFALVYGSPVPGYQAPTDTVDPATRVTRLMAGLVVEAHASGLLRPPTRPLPGPRLVAQKVLDSAGGAPAEPYADLVERSLTLWIALIGTISFELFGHLNGVITDYPGYFDAAMTVAAEAIGLHVPPLPPA, from the coding sequence ATGACGGCGTCGCAGACCGCGCGGCAACTGGCCCGCGCCGAGCTCACTCGCGCGATCAAGGAAGCCGCCACGCGGCAGCTCGCCGAGACCGGGGCAGCCGCGCTGTCGCTCCGCGCGGTGGCGCGTGACCTGGGCCTGGCCTCCTCGGCGCTGTACCGCTACTTCCCCAGCCGGGACGCACTGCTCACCGCGCTGATCATCGACGCGTTCAACGCCGTCGGAGCGGCGGCGGAGTCGGGAGCGGCTTCCGCCGCTCCCGCCGATCCGGGTGCTCCCGCCGCTCCCGCCGATCCGGGCGCCCGGTGGCTTGCCGCGTGTCGGGCGGTCCGCCAGTGGGCCCTGGCCCACCCGCACGAGTTCGCCCTGGTCTACGGCTCGCCCGTCCCCGGCTACCAGGCCCCCACCGACACGGTCGACCCCGCCACCCGGGTCACCCGGCTGATGGCCGGACTCGTCGTCGAGGCACACGCTTCGGGCCTCCTGCGACCCCCCACACGGCCGCTCCCCGGGCCGAGACTCGTCGCCCAGAAGGTGCTCGACAGCGCGGGCGGGGCGCCGGCCGAGCCGTACGCGGACCTGGTGGAACGGTCGCTCACCCTGTGGATCGCCCTGATCGGCACGATCAGCTTCGAGCTGTTCGGTCACCTGAACGGGGTGATCACGGACTACCCCGGGTACTTCGACGCCGCCATGACCGTTGCAGCCGAGGCGATCGGGCTCCACGTCCCGCCGCTTCCTCCTGCGTGA
- a CDS encoding NAD-dependent epimerase/dehydratase family protein: MARHIVIGKGPVGAATARLLNEQGHEVVVLSRTGGDGSTALDVTDTASLRQATKGAEVIYNCASPLYHRWPTDWPPIANALLDAAESAGSVLVTMGNLYGYGPVDAPLTEDLPLAGTGTKARVRIGMWRDALARHEAGRIRVAEARASDFFGPGVTDAGHLAQRMMPALLAGRAVRLIGNPDAPHSFTYIPDVARALVRLGTDERAWGRAWHVPTAPPLSTREAARHLCRLAGLPPAKVSRIPWWPLHLVGLVNPMLGELREVQYQFDRPFVLDSQAYTATFGEASTPIDEALGATVEWWRARLSR, translated from the coding sequence GTGGCACGGCACATCGTCATAGGCAAGGGCCCGGTCGGCGCCGCCACGGCGCGACTGCTCAACGAACAGGGGCACGAGGTCGTCGTCCTGAGCCGCACCGGCGGCGACGGGAGTACGGCGCTCGACGTCACTGACACGGCGTCACTGCGGCAGGCAACCAAGGGCGCCGAGGTGATCTACAACTGTGCGAGCCCGCTGTACCACCGGTGGCCCACCGACTGGCCGCCGATCGCGAACGCCCTGCTCGACGCGGCCGAGTCCGCCGGCTCGGTGCTGGTGACGATGGGCAACCTGTACGGCTACGGCCCCGTCGACGCCCCCCTCACGGAGGACCTGCCGCTCGCGGGCACCGGTACCAAGGCCCGGGTCCGCATCGGCATGTGGCGCGACGCGCTGGCCCGGCACGAGGCCGGCCGGATCCGCGTCGCGGAGGCACGGGCCTCGGACTTCTTCGGACCCGGCGTGACCGACGCCGGCCACCTCGCCCAGCGGATGATGCCGGCACTCCTGGCCGGCCGTGCAGTCCGGCTGATCGGCAACCCGGACGCACCGCACAGCTTCACCTACATCCCCGATGTCGCCCGCGCGCTCGTACGGCTCGGCACCGACGAGCGAGCCTGGGGACGCGCCTGGCACGTTCCCACCGCCCCGCCGCTGTCGACCCGGGAGGCGGCCCGGCACCTGTGCCGGCTGGCGGGTCTGCCGCCGGCCAAGGTCAGCCGGATCCCCTGGTGGCCGCTCCACCTGGTCGGCCTGGTCAACCCCATGCTCGGGGAACTGCGGGAGGTGCAGTACCAGTTCGACCGGCCGTTCGTGCTCGACTCCCAGGCCTACACCGCGACCTTCGGCGAGGCGTCGACCCCGATCGACGAGGCGCTGGGGGCAACCGTCGAGTGGTGGCGGGCCAGGCTCAGTCGGTAG
- a CDS encoding MarR family winged helix-turn-helix transcriptional regulator: protein MSLTSAATLATLDKTGPRRITDLAAVEGVTQPAMTALVRVMEETGLVERRGDPSDKRVTLVCLTEAGASYVRTRRQAGVHAFERLIGELAGDEVEALVAALPALKHLAELESQDREGPKR from the coding sequence ATGAGCCTGACGTCCGCCGCCACCCTGGCCACCCTGGACAAGACCGGCCCGCGACGGATCACCGATCTGGCCGCGGTCGAGGGCGTCACGCAGCCCGCGATGACCGCCCTGGTCCGGGTGATGGAGGAAACCGGGCTGGTCGAGCGGCGGGGCGATCCGTCCGACAAGCGGGTCACGCTGGTGTGCCTGACCGAGGCCGGCGCCTCGTACGTCCGGACGCGACGCCAGGCGGGCGTCCACGCGTTCGAGCGGTTGATCGGCGAGCTCGCCGGCGACGAGGTCGAGGCGCTGGTGGCGGCCCTTCCGGCACTGAAGCATCTGGCGGAGCTCGAAAGCCAGGACCGCGAAGGGCCGAAGCGGTGA
- a CDS encoding helix-turn-helix domain-containing protein, whose amino-acid sequence MWSSTVRTRGAASCSTDGTTPRAGSVPRGRSSSVIPRSCRPTRRQGQPSRKPAAVVEPGAPRSPAPAGLARHERIEVETDEHCVALWALIGTAGARRFASLIAPITNAFTAAGTFQAVHGRSGLA is encoded by the coding sequence ATGTGGTCGTCAACCGTGCGCACCCGGGGCGCGGCGAGTTGCAGCACGGACGGCACGACACCGCGTGCGGGGTCCGTGCCGAGGGGGAGATCGTCATCAGTCATCCCCCGATCATGCCGCCCCACCCGCCGCCAGGGGCAGCCATCACGCAAGCCCGCCGCAGTCGTTGAGCCCGGCGCGCCCCGCTCCCCAGCCCCGGCCGGGCTGGCCAGGCACGAGCGCATCGAGGTGGAAACGGACGAGCACTGCGTCGCGCTATGGGCGCTGATCGGCACCGCGGGTGCCCGCCGCTTCGCCTCGCTCATCGCGCCGATCACCAACGCGTTCACCGCGGCGGGAACGTTCCAGGCCGTTCATGGACGGTCTGGTCTCGCATAG
- a CDS encoding beta-ketoacyl synthase N-terminal-like domain-containing protein encodes MGGGGVSGRDALVTGLGFCLPGDDRPVFTVDDLWKVASHGRTCLKHQGVYYGSVGLSPAQFDERLPDVPGIFSQHYTDAHRFGLVSLVEACADAGLNIRGGDLAQAAILAGRGGIDANVDSYLAVLQADAATTTPDEAMQLFVRGQQALTPSDVALVQGALTRTTGPCFTVSCGCASSAVQIGNARRMIADGSVDLAVVTGVDVFGVNVIHNVQRLLHSAQRTYESIRVDGMPELLPSFDRLMRPYDRRADCVNHGEGSATVVLESRDHAHRRGAHAYGQVLAHAMTRDGLSNPLASDESGSSLVAAVRGCLGDRWDVGQVPYIHGGSDGDVVVTAFESNAVKQLYGTAAADLLVTSQEACFGHNGAPAGALGVALTLLMMEHGEVCPTANCEQPADNLAFDPLPGTHTRALAFDYALTCNYQIGGVKSAILLGTPDVA; translated from the coding sequence ATGGGCGGCGGCGGAGTGAGCGGGCGGGACGCCCTGGTCACCGGCTTGGGTTTCTGCCTGCCCGGTGACGACCGGCCGGTCTTCACGGTGGACGACCTCTGGAAGGTCGCCTCCCACGGCCGTACCTGCCTCAAGCACCAGGGCGTCTACTACGGCTCGGTGGGCCTTTCGCCCGCCCAGTTCGACGAGCGCCTCCCGGACGTTCCGGGGATCTTCTCCCAGCACTACACCGACGCGCACCGCTTCGGCCTGGTCTCGCTGGTGGAGGCCTGCGCGGACGCTGGGCTGAACATCCGGGGCGGGGACCTTGCCCAGGCGGCCATCCTGGCCGGCCGCGGAGGCATCGACGCCAACGTCGACAGCTATCTCGCCGTGCTGCAGGCCGATGCCGCTACGACGACACCGGACGAGGCGATGCAGCTCTTCGTCAGGGGCCAGCAGGCCCTGACGCCGTCCGACGTCGCCCTCGTGCAGGGCGCCCTCACCCGCACGACGGGCCCCTGCTTCACCGTCTCGTGCGGCTGCGCGTCCTCCGCCGTGCAGATCGGCAACGCCCGCCGCATGATCGCCGACGGTTCGGTCGACCTCGCGGTCGTCACCGGCGTCGACGTCTTCGGGGTCAACGTGATCCACAACGTCCAGCGCCTGCTGCACAGCGCGCAACGAACCTACGAGTCGATCCGGGTGGACGGCATGCCCGAGCTGCTTCCGTCGTTCGACCGCCTTATGCGGCCCTACGACCGGCGCGCGGATTGCGTGAACCACGGCGAGGGCTCCGCGACCGTGGTGCTGGAGAGCCGCGATCACGCGCACCGGCGCGGGGCACACGCCTACGGCCAGGTTCTCGCTCACGCCATGACCCGGGACGGACTCTCCAACCCGCTGGCGAGCGACGAGAGCGGCTCCTCGCTGGTCGCCGCCGTCCGTGGGTGCCTCGGCGACCGGTGGGACGTAGGACAGGTGCCGTACATCCACGGCGGCAGCGACGGCGACGTGGTGGTGACCGCCTTCGAGTCGAACGCGGTCAAGCAGCTGTACGGCACTGCGGCAGCCGACCTGCTGGTGACGTCCCAAGAGGCCTGCTTCGGCCACAACGGAGCGCCGGCAGGCGCCCTCGGCGTCGCCCTGACCCTGCTCATGATGGAGCACGGCGAGGTGTGCCCCACCGCCAACTGTGAGCAGCCGGCCGACAACCTGGCCTTCGACCCGCTGCCCGGCACCCACACCCGGGCGCTGGCGTTCGACTACGCACTGACCTGCAACTACCAGATCGGTGGCGTCAAGAGTGCGATCCTCCTCGGCACCCCCGACGTCGCCTGA
- a CDS encoding DIP1984 family protein: MKLAEALAQRAAAVRRVEQLRARVVGSARYQEGEELLSALPVAELRAQADLLAKEIREVDTLIQRTNWEIDLIED; encoded by the coding sequence GTGAAGCTGGCTGAGGCGCTCGCGCAGCGCGCGGCTGCGGTGCGGCGGGTGGAGCAGTTGCGGGCGCGCGTCGTCGGCAGCGCCCGCTACCAGGAGGGTGAGGAACTCCTCTCCGCCCTGCCGGTCGCCGAGCTCCGCGCCCAGGCGGACCTCCTGGCCAAGGAGATCCGCGAGGTGGACACCCTGATCCAGCGCACCAACTGGGAGATCGACCTGATCGAGGACTGA
- a CDS encoding maleylpyruvate isomerase N-terminal domain-containing protein, whose product MSVSVIDAYLGAADKALALLEAPEVATAWERPSALAKMTVGGLAGHLAYQILSVSPALQVCVNSALQESPPQEAPIPLLEHYARAAWIDAPLDGEVNLGIRAKGEGIASQGASWLAELARASFVEQRTRLTECSGEEAVFMPQTGWALRLDDFLVTRMLELAVHMDDLAVSVGLAVQELPGDVFDPVLVLLARLAARRHGQAALLRALTRVERAPTAINAI is encoded by the coding sequence ATGAGCGTTAGCGTTATAGACGCCTACCTGGGCGCCGCGGACAAGGCATTAGCACTGCTGGAGGCTCCGGAAGTTGCCACGGCTTGGGAGCGGCCCAGTGCATTGGCCAAGATGACGGTCGGCGGCCTGGCCGGCCACCTCGCCTATCAGATCCTGAGTGTCAGCCCTGCCCTGCAAGTGTGTGTCAACTCCGCCCTGCAGGAGTCCCCGCCCCAAGAGGCGCCGATTCCCCTGCTGGAACACTACGCCCGAGCTGCTTGGATCGATGCGCCGCTCGACGGGGAGGTCAACCTCGGCATTCGGGCGAAGGGCGAGGGCATCGCGTCCCAGGGGGCATCGTGGTTGGCAGAGCTTGCCCGCGCCTCGTTCGTTGAGCAGCGGACCAGGCTCACGGAGTGTTCGGGCGAGGAGGCCGTGTTCATGCCGCAGACGGGATGGGCGCTGCGTCTCGATGACTTCCTGGTCACCCGGATGTTGGAGCTCGCTGTGCATATGGACGATCTCGCCGTCAGCGTGGGGCTGGCCGTCCAAGAACTCCCGGGGGACGTATTCGACCCGGTGCTTGTGCTGTTGGCCCGGCTCGCCGCCCGGCGGCACGGCCAAGCCGCGTTGCTGAGAGCGTTGACCCGAGTGGAGCGGGCTCCGACGGCGATCAACGCGATCTGA
- a CDS encoding cytochrome P450 family protein, translated as MSNPLQDPAFFQNPYPAFDALRSVSPVQEVPSGGGRSSYLVTGYAEAREAFADLRLSKDTARFFAGKDTGRNLHPAVSQSMLATDPPQHTRLRSLVTKAFTPGAVARLRPYIASVTDELLNEWVPGEQTDVIESFAVPLPVTVICQLLGVPDADRAAVRAWSNELFAAGRPERIDSASHAVAGYMADLIAFKRRAPDDSLLNDLIRARDGEDRLSEDELVSLAVLLLVAGHETTTNLIGNGLLALLQTPGSLHRLRDEPDLVDAAVDELLRLDSPVSLATFRFTTEAISLGGTEIPAGSPVLIAPGAANRDPARFWEPDRLDLNRATKGHLAFGHGIHRCLGAPLARAEAEIAFRRIVARFPRLRLAVPNAELRRRPTRLVRGLESLPVLP; from the coding sequence ATGAGCAACCCACTTCAAGATCCGGCCTTCTTCCAGAACCCGTACCCCGCCTTCGACGCGCTCCGAAGCGTTTCGCCGGTCCAGGAGGTGCCCAGTGGCGGCGGCCGGTCCAGTTACCTCGTGACCGGCTACGCCGAAGCCAGGGAGGCGTTCGCCGACCTGCGGCTGTCGAAGGACACGGCGCGCTTCTTCGCCGGCAAGGACACCGGGCGCAACCTGCACCCTGCTGTATCCCAGAGCATGCTGGCCACCGATCCGCCTCAGCACACGCGACTGCGAAGCCTGGTGACGAAGGCTTTCACTCCAGGAGCCGTCGCACGCCTTCGCCCGTACATCGCGAGCGTGACCGACGAGCTGCTCAACGAGTGGGTGCCCGGCGAGCAGACCGACGTCATCGAGAGCTTCGCTGTCCCACTGCCCGTCACTGTCATCTGCCAACTGCTGGGAGTTCCCGACGCCGACCGCGCGGCGGTGCGCGCATGGTCCAACGAACTCTTCGCGGCCGGACGGCCTGAACGGATCGACTCCGCCTCCCACGCCGTCGCCGGCTACATGGCTGACCTCATCGCGTTCAAGCGCCGCGCGCCGGACGACAGTCTGCTCAATGACCTGATCCGTGCCCGCGACGGTGAGGACCGGCTCAGCGAGGACGAACTCGTCTCCCTGGCGGTGCTCCTCCTGGTGGCCGGGCACGAGACCACCACCAACCTGATCGGCAACGGTCTCCTGGCCCTGCTCCAGACACCGGGGTCGTTGCACCGCCTGCGCGATGAGCCTGACCTGGTCGACGCGGCCGTGGACGAGCTTCTCCGACTTGACTCGCCAGTGAGCCTGGCCACCTTCCGGTTCACCACCGAGGCCATCAGTCTCGGCGGCACTGAGATCCCGGCCGGCTCACCCGTGCTCATCGCGCCCGGCGCCGCGAACCGCGACCCTGCCCGCTTCTGGGAGCCGGACCGGCTCGATCTCAACCGCGCTACGAAGGGGCACCTCGCCTTCGGACACGGCATCCACCGCTGCCTCGGCGCGCCTCTGGCCCGAGCCGAGGCCGAGATCGCGTTCCGAAGGATCGTCGCCCGCTTCCCCCGGCTGCGACTCGCCGTGCCCAACGCCGAGCTGCGCCGACGGCCCACGCGGCTTGTGCGGGGCCTCGAGTCTCTGCCGGTCCTGCCATAG
- a CDS encoding glycoside hydrolase family 12 protein, producing the protein MRWHTRKSITRKSAGFGRLALIVAVIAGFLSLASPAQAQVSSTCDRGGQYTQGSWTIYNNIWGQNAGWQCQTVNSIKSWYVDGSQSGGGIKSYPNTSVRPQTPLSQLNSAGFWYNTSSAPVSGSDWWDWTSDFWSTGNQDEIMVFTSWYPTAGGWGKQIASNVTIGGILYASIWQANPGWNVLQLIPAQQTNTGSIDASAVWRWAASWNLLRNTNFDTMQFGIEITSTSGVQKRYSLNAYSAWWNNTSGGGSNI; encoded by the coding sequence ATGAGATGGCACACCCGTAAATCCATCACCAGAAAGTCGGCCGGGTTCGGTCGGCTGGCCCTGATCGTCGCCGTGATCGCCGGGTTCCTGAGCCTCGCGTCTCCGGCGCAGGCCCAGGTGTCCTCCACCTGTGACCGGGGGGGTCAGTACACCCAGGGCAGTTGGACGATCTACAACAACATCTGGGGCCAGAACGCCGGCTGGCAGTGCCAGACCGTCAACAGCATCAAGTCCTGGTACGTCGACGGCAGCCAATCCGGCGGCGGGATCAAGTCCTACCCGAACACCTCGGTCCGCCCCCAGACCCCGCTGTCGCAGTTGAACTCGGCGGGCTTCTGGTACAACACGTCGTCGGCTCCCGTCTCCGGCAGTGACTGGTGGGACTGGACGAGCGACTTCTGGTCGACCGGCAATCAGGACGAGATCATGGTCTTCACCAGCTGGTACCCGACTGCGGGTGGCTGGGGCAAGCAGATCGCGTCCAACGTGACCATCGGCGGCATCCTGTACGCCTCGATCTGGCAGGCCAATCCCGGCTGGAACGTCCTGCAGCTCATCCCCGCCCAGCAGACCAACACCGGCAGCATCGACGCCTCAGCGGTCTGGCGATGGGCCGCGTCGTGGAACCTCCTGCGCAACACCAACTTCGACACGATGCAGTTCGGCATCGAGATCACCTCGACCAGCGGCGTGCAGAAGCGGTACTCGCTGAACGCCTACAGCGCCTGGTGGAACAACACCTCCGGCGGCGGATCAAACATCTAG
- a CDS encoding SDR family oxidoreductase, producing the protein MEPVTLITGGSSGIGAATARVLLKQGHRVAITGRDADRLAAFATSTGAGERLLTITGDASDERHVAAAVRQVVGLWGGLDTVIANAGFSLPGTLEDHDPAAMRAMVLTNILGPALLVREALPHLRKSKGRIVIVGSVAGTRNTPGNLYSVTKWAAHALAENVRLLVAKDRVGVTLVAPGVVDTPFWDERGGSPAEAPTLTAEQIAEAILFAVNQPEGVDINHLVMRPAGQVN; encoded by the coding sequence ATGGAACCCGTCACGTTGATCACCGGCGGTTCGAGCGGGATCGGTGCGGCCACTGCCCGTGTCCTGCTCAAGCAAGGCCACCGCGTGGCGATCACCGGCCGCGATGCCGATCGCCTGGCCGCGTTCGCCACCTCCACCGGAGCGGGCGAGCGGCTGCTGACCATCACCGGTGACGCCAGTGACGAGCGCCATGTCGCCGCTGCCGTGCGTCAAGTCGTGGGCTTGTGGGGCGGATTGGACACGGTGATCGCGAACGCCGGGTTCTCCCTGCCCGGCACGCTGGAGGACCACGACCCTGCGGCCATGCGTGCCATGGTTCTCACCAACATCCTCGGCCCGGCTCTGCTGGTACGCGAGGCACTGCCACACCTGAGGAAGTCCAAGGGCCGGATCGTGATCGTCGGTTCGGTCGCGGGTACCAGGAACACGCCCGGCAACCTGTACTCCGTCACCAAGTGGGCCGCGCACGCCCTGGCCGAGAACGTCCGACTCCTGGTGGCCAAGGACCGTGTCGGCGTCACTCTTGTCGCCCCAGGGGTTGTGGACACCCCATTCTGGGACGAGCGCGGCGGATCACCCGCAGAGGCGCCGACGCTGACCGCCGAGCAGATCGCCGAGGCGATCCTGTTCGCCGTCAATCAACCCGAAGGCGTGGACATCAACCACCTCGTTATGCGGCCCGCCGGCCAGGTCAACTGA
- a CDS encoding sarcosine oxidase subunit gamma family protein produces the protein MTVDQLRHSPLGHLADTFEARAVTGERGARLREVPFLVQLNLRLDPADAAAARVGKALGAALPTRADTAVQAGDLQLLWLGPDEWLVVGPDGSGPTTEPVLRAALGDEPGCAYSAFMRSQKDR, from the coding sequence GTGACGGTTGACCAGCTGCGGCACAGTCCGCTCGGACACCTCGCCGACACGTTCGAAGCCCGTGCCGTCACGGGCGAACGAGGCGCGCGACTGCGCGAGGTCCCGTTCCTCGTCCAGCTCAACCTCCGGCTCGACCCGGCCGATGCGGCCGCAGCGCGGGTCGGCAAGGCGCTCGGCGCGGCTCTGCCGACCCGAGCCGACACCGCCGTCCAAGCAGGCGACCTCCAGTTGCTGTGGCTGGGACCGGACGAGTGGCTCGTCGTCGGCCCCGACGGCTCGGGGCCGACGACCGAGCCGGTCCTGCGCGCGGCGCTTGGAGACGAGCCCGGATGTGCGTACTCGGCGTTCATGAGGTCCCAGAAGGACCGGTAG
- a CDS encoding MFS transporter produces the protein MTGQPVGGVVVKAFPVARSEARLLVPALMFIALVVAAVASLGAPLITSVATSFHVSLGSAQWTLTVALLSGAIATPVLGRLGAGPHRRATILATLAVVVAGSALTVLPLPFAWLLAGRAAQGVGLGLTALMMGVARDHLPEERSAAVIALISVVSIIGAGVGYPLAALLAELGGVRAAYGLGLVVTAAALLTAWRSMPEPPEGRSAHVDVAGAVVLAAALLLVLFLAGERNLWSRHLAVAAGLAVVAVALLCVWAVIELRSTTPLVDVRAVRHPAVAGANLAMFVGGIGMYLLLTLITRYAQTPHGAGYGFGLTTFVAGLVLIPFSVLGFVAGKLTPRLRTRIADPLLLAGSAVVVGGGFALFAAARSDLAELFAAMGVLGFGVGGFSAAMPGVILAATPKSETSSAMSFNYVVRSVGYSLGSAIGGLILAAGTGPGHLFPDDSAYTTAALVGIGAMAITTLTSLALARRRSSETNP, from the coding sequence GTGACCGGGCAGCCGGTCGGCGGGGTCGTGGTGAAGGCGTTCCCGGTGGCGCGTTCCGAGGCGCGGCTGCTGGTCCCCGCCCTGATGTTCATCGCTCTGGTCGTGGCGGCGGTCGCCAGCCTCGGGGCGCCGCTCATCACCAGCGTGGCGACCTCGTTCCACGTCTCGCTCGGCAGCGCGCAGTGGACGCTGACCGTCGCGCTGCTCAGCGGCGCCATCGCCACGCCGGTCCTGGGCCGGCTCGGAGCCGGCCCGCACCGGCGGGCCACGATCCTCGCCACCCTGGCGGTCGTCGTCGCCGGCAGTGCGCTCACCGTGCTGCCGCTGCCCTTCGCGTGGCTGCTGGCCGGCAGGGCGGCCCAGGGCGTCGGGCTCGGGCTGACGGCGCTGATGATGGGCGTGGCCCGGGACCACCTCCCCGAGGAGCGCAGCGCGGCCGTGATCGCCCTGATCTCGGTGGTCTCGATCATCGGGGCCGGCGTCGGCTACCCGCTGGCCGCACTGCTCGCCGAGCTCGGCGGGGTACGGGCCGCCTACGGCCTCGGCCTGGTCGTCACCGCCGCCGCCCTCCTGACCGCGTGGCGCTCCATGCCCGAACCCCCCGAAGGCCGCTCCGCCCACGTGGACGTGGCAGGCGCGGTCGTCCTGGCCGCTGCGCTGCTCCTGGTGCTGTTCCTCGCCGGCGAACGGAATCTGTGGAGCCGGCACCTCGCCGTGGCGGCGGGCCTCGCCGTCGTCGCTGTGGCGCTGCTCTGCGTCTGGGCCGTCATCGAGCTGCGCAGCACGACGCCCCTGGTCGATGTGCGGGCGGTGCGGCACCCGGCGGTCGCCGGGGCGAACCTCGCCATGTTCGTCGGCGGGATCGGCATGTACCTCCTGCTCACGCTCATCACCCGGTACGCGCAGACGCCGCACGGCGCCGGCTACGGCTTCGGGCTGACGACCTTCGTCGCCGGGCTGGTCCTCATCCCGTTCTCGGTGCTGGGGTTCGTCGCCGGCAAGCTCACGCCGCGGCTCCGGACGCGGATCGCCGACCCCCTGCTGCTGGCCGGCAGCGCCGTCGTGGTCGGCGGCGGGTTCGCCCTGTTCGCGGCGGCCCGGTCGGACCTGGCCGAACTGTTCGCGGCGATGGGCGTGCTCGGCTTCGGCGTCGGCGGCTTCTCGGCCGCGATGCCCGGCGTCATCCTGGCCGCCACCCCCAAGAGCGAGACGTCGAGCGCCATGAGCTTCAACTACGTCGTCCGCAGCGTCGGGTACTCCTTGGGCAGCGCCATCGGCGGCCTGATCCTCGCCGCGGGCACCGGCCCCGGCCACCTCTTCCCCGACGACAGCGCCTACACCACCGCGGCGCTGGTCGGCATCGGCGCCATGGCGATCACGACGCTGACAAGCCTCGCTCTGGCCCGCCGGCGCTCGTCCGAGACCAACCCGTAA
- a CDS encoding DUF1330 domain-containing protein, translating into MPKGYWVSVYRTISDPEKLAAYNKLAAPAVKAGGGRVLVRGGGVVAHDAGIAERTVLIEFDSFEQAVAARESAAYQEALLVLSDAVERDFRIVEGID; encoded by the coding sequence ATGCCCAAGGGCTACTGGGTCAGCGTCTACCGCACCATTTCAGACCCTGAGAAGCTGGCTGCTTACAACAAGCTGGCCGCGCCGGCCGTCAAGGCCGGGGGCGGTCGGGTCCTCGTCCGTGGCGGTGGGGTCGTGGCGCATGACGCCGGAATCGCCGAGCGCACCGTCCTGATCGAGTTCGACAGCTTCGAGCAGGCCGTCGCGGCGCGCGAGAGTGCGGCCTACCAGGAGGCGCTGCTCGTCCTTTCCGACGCCGTCGAGCGCGACTTCCGCATCGTCGAAGGCATCGACTGA